A genomic stretch from Leptospira andrefontaineae includes:
- the rpsI gene encoding 30S ribosomal protein S9, whose product MASAKEIWAVGRRKNAIARVKLKEGSGKIVINDRDYKDYLQNSRSNIKEAITALTLMNVTEKFDLKVNVSGGGIIGQVGAIRHALARVICRYNPEFRATVKKEGLLTRDPRMVERKKYGLHKARRGTQFSKR is encoded by the coding sequence ATGGCAAGCGCCAAGGAAATCTGGGCAGTAGGTCGTCGCAAAAACGCAATCGCCCGTGTAAAATTAAAAGAAGGTTCCGGTAAAATTGTAATCAATGATAGAGATTACAAAGATTATCTGCAAAACAGCCGCTCTAATATCAAAGAAGCTATTACTGCTTTAACTCTGATGAACGTTACTGAGAAATTCGATCTTAAGGTAAACGTTTCCGGAGGAGGGATCATCGGACAAGTCGGAGCGATCCGTCATGCACTTGCAAGAGTGATCTGCCGTTATAATCCCGAGTTCAGAGCTACTGTTAAAAAAGAAGGCCTTCTGACTCGTGACCCACGTATGGTTGAGCGTAAGAAATACGGTCTACACAAAGCGCGTAGAGGAACTCAGTTCTCTAAACGTTAA
- a CDS encoding MBL fold metallo-hydrolase, whose protein sequence is MDCKFEHKGYLFEGISEGGIRTSIVMPRLSLMFDIGHQNPNRINIDRLLLTHAHLDHSAGIPYYISQRSLRKLGPPKIYLPKTLEAPMREILSLYSKIEDFPYSYEMKGLEEGEEIEIDAYHFFKVWKTFHRVDSQGYTIYERKKKLKAEFAGLDRNELLKKKEEGTDINEIHSKPVVSFSGDTKIEYVLTHKDVAESEILFLECTYIDHERNVEDAREWGHIHLDEILHHLSSFKNEKIVLIHFSKRYPPAYIRKILSKKVPPSERDRIHLFLPE, encoded by the coding sequence ATGGATTGTAAGTTCGAACATAAAGGATACCTATTCGAAGGAATTTCAGAGGGAGGAATTCGCACTTCTATTGTAATGCCTCGTTTAAGTTTGATGTTCGATATAGGACACCAAAATCCGAATCGAATCAATATAGACAGATTATTATTAACCCATGCGCATTTGGATCATTCCGCAGGAATTCCTTATTATATTTCACAAAGGTCCTTACGTAAATTAGGACCTCCTAAAATTTATCTTCCTAAAACTTTAGAAGCGCCTATGAGAGAAATTTTATCTCTCTATTCCAAGATAGAAGATTTTCCTTACTCCTACGAGATGAAAGGACTGGAAGAAGGGGAAGAAATAGAAATAGACGCATACCATTTTTTTAAAGTATGGAAAACATTCCATAGAGTTGATTCCCAAGGGTATACGATCTACGAAAGAAAGAAAAAGTTAAAAGCTGAATTTGCCGGATTAGACCGAAACGAACTTTTAAAAAAGAAAGAAGAAGGGACCGATATAAATGAAATTCATTCCAAGCCGGTTGTCAGTTTTTCCGGAGATACTAAAATAGAATATGTACTTACTCATAAGGATGTGGCGGAATCCGAGATCCTTTTCTTAGAATGTACTTATATAGATCACGAAAGGAATGTGGAGGATGCAAGAGAATGGGGGCATATCCATCTGGACGAGATCTTGCATCATCTTTCTTCTTTCAAAAATGAAAAGATAGTTCTGATACATTTTTCAAAACGTTATCCTCCTGCATATATTCGAAAAATATTATCTAAAAAAGTTCCACCTTCCGAAAGAGATAGGATACATCTTTTCCTTCCTGAATAA
- a CDS encoding helix-turn-helix domain-containing protein, producing the protein MTKAIKIQPVISKTDHKSALKRIETLMDQERKSRDEEIELETLFVLVSNYEEKHILIFPPDPIDAIRFRMEQQGLTQKDLSKILGSKHRASEYLNKKIPLSIEAIRKLNDSLGISGDILIQKYTTKR; encoded by the coding sequence ATGACAAAGGCGATTAAAATACAGCCGGTAATTTCTAAAACCGATCACAAGTCCGCTTTAAAACGGATCGAAACTTTAATGGATCAAGAAAGAAAATCCAGAGATGAAGAAATTGAACTAGAAACACTTTTCGTTCTGGTAAGTAATTACGAAGAGAAACATATTTTGATCTTTCCTCCAGATCCTATTGACGCCATCCGATTCAGAATGGAACAACAAGGTCTTACGCAAAAGGATCTTTCTAAAATTTTAGGCTCTAAACATCGGGCTTCCGAATATTTGAATAAAAAGATCCCTCTTTCTATTGAAGCAATCCGAAAGTTGAATGACTCGTTGGGAATTTCAGGTGACATACTGATCCAAAAATATACCACGAAAAGATGA
- a CDS encoding lipoprotein produces the protein MHTKTIFALLIVSLISVCKTPQTEEPKKETPKNVVEESAPTEDDQFVKATEGFINSSTYQVVVSSLDSNEGEALDLAKKRALNLFIAEKGDSFRATDRKFLKELVDSKGKIVKVSKPINGKTYYLFHVSQPDLKIEIKK, from the coding sequence ATGCATACAAAAACGATTTTCGCATTATTGATCGTTTCTCTCATTTCCGTATGTAAAACACCCCAAACGGAAGAACCTAAAAAAGAAACTCCTAAAAATGTAGTGGAAGAATCTGCTCCTACCGAAGACGACCAATTCGTAAAAGCAACCGAAGGTTTTATCAATTCTTCTACTTATCAAGTTGTTGTATCCTCTCTAGACAGCAATGAGGGAGAGGCATTGGATCTAGCCAAAAAAAGAGCCTTAAATCTTTTTATAGCGGAGAAGGGAGATTCATTCCGCGCTACCGACCGCAAATTCCTGAAAGAGCTAGTAGATTCAAAAGGTAAGATCGTAAAAGTTTCTAAACCTATCAATGGGAAGACATACTATCTATTCCATGTATCCCAACCGGATCTGAAGATAGAAATTAAGAAGTGA
- a CDS encoding M16 family metallopeptidase, translating into MWEYLSKSVISRFSFLFFTICIFINFEAFADEDIFSEIRTTLESRVKKVTLKNGIRLLMMKRVDSPTVAVYTKFLVGAADETPEIAGTAHLLEHMLFKGTKNIGVTDAQKEKVYLDQIRVWGKRLDSYRIQERELAAKGEPVPEKLIKDKNILEIRFKNLLELHRKFVVSNEDSYIYEKNGGTGFNAYTTNDVTNYQILLPANRLEIWAKLESDRLKDPILREYYTERDVVLEERRMRVENQGMGILREKFLGAAFPKHSYGMPVIGYESNLPFLDIDKTEEFFRKNYRPHKMAIGIVGDLDFDKTEKLVRKYFEDIPDGPSPKLSHEPESFDHETRRVSVKHSSGPMKVMGWLTPASPHPDKPVFELIDAVLSQGETGRLYKRLVLRDKLAQRVACWTGEPGERYANLFAVYVTNVRGADPDKIESSILEEIETLKKEAVTEEELAKIKNQIVADYIRGLNSNSKLADVLTYYELVAGDWTEIFDDYARLDRVTPDDIMRVAQKYFTPRNLTVGDLINSDGEKK; encoded by the coding sequence ATGTGGGAATATCTTTCCAAGTCCGTCATTTCTCGTTTCAGCTTTTTGTTTTTCACTATTTGCATTTTTATAAACTTCGAAGCATTCGCTGACGAAGATATCTTCTCTGAGATTCGAACCACTTTGGAATCTAGAGTGAAGAAGGTAACTTTGAAGAATGGGATCAGGCTTCTCATGATGAAAAGAGTCGATTCTCCTACGGTCGCGGTTTATACCAAATTTTTGGTGGGTGCTGCGGATGAAACTCCGGAGATAGCCGGTACAGCCCATCTTTTAGAGCATATGCTTTTTAAGGGCACGAAGAATATCGGTGTCACTGATGCTCAAAAAGAAAAGGTATATCTGGATCAGATCCGTGTTTGGGGAAAACGTTTAGATTCTTATCGTATCCAAGAAAGAGAATTGGCAGCTAAAGGGGAGCCTGTTCCTGAAAAGCTGATCAAAGATAAAAATATCTTAGAGATCAGATTCAAAAACCTGTTGGAGCTCCATCGTAAGTTCGTGGTCTCCAATGAAGATTCATATATTTATGAAAAGAACGGTGGAACCGGATTTAACGCATATACGACAAATGATGTTACGAATTACCAGATTTTACTTCCTGCAAATAGACTGGAGATCTGGGCAAAACTAGAATCGGATAGATTAAAAGATCCTATATTAAGAGAATATTATACTGAAAGAGATGTGGTCCTGGAAGAACGCAGGATGAGAGTGGAAAACCAGGGCATGGGGATCCTAAGAGAAAAATTTTTAGGTGCCGCTTTTCCTAAACATTCTTATGGAATGCCCGTGATCGGTTACGAATCCAATCTTCCTTTTTTAGATATAGATAAAACGGAGGAGTTTTTCAGAAAGAATTATAGGCCTCATAAAATGGCGATCGGGATCGTAGGGGATCTTGATTTCGATAAGACCGAAAAATTGGTCCGTAAATATTTTGAAGATATTCCGGATGGACCTTCTCCTAAACTTTCACATGAGCCTGAAAGTTTTGATCATGAGACCAGAAGAGTGAGCGTAAAACATTCTTCCGGACCTATGAAAGTGATGGGTTGGTTGACTCCTGCTTCTCCGCATCCTGATAAACCTGTCTTTGAATTAATTGATGCAGTTTTATCTCAAGGTGAAACCGGGAGATTATATAAGAGACTAGTGCTTCGAGACAAACTTGCACAAAGAGTGGCTTGTTGGACCGGCGAACCTGGAGAAAGATACGCGAATCTATTTGCAGTCTATGTGACCAATGTAAGAGGTGCGGATCCTGATAAGATAGAGTCTTCTATCTTGGAAGAGATTGAAACCCTTAAAAAAGAAGCGGTCACGGAAGAAGAGCTGGCTAAGATCAAAAATCAGATCGTTGCGGATTATATCAGAGGTTTAAATAGCAATTCTAAACTTGCAGATGTTCTTACTTATTACGAATTAGTGGCCGGGGATTGGACGGAAATTTTCGATGATTATGCACGTTTGGATAGAGTTACCCCTGATGATATCATGAGAGTGGCCCAGAAATATTTTACTCCTCGAAACCTGACTGTAGGAGATCTGATCAACTCAGACGGAGAGAAAAAATGA
- the alaS gene encoding alanine--tRNA ligase, with translation MNFKKVSEVRKIFLDYFKEKGHTVVPSSSLLPAGDPTLLFTTAGMVQFKPLFTGAVELPYTRATSAQKCLRTTDLENVGKTERHCTFFEMLGNFSFGDYFKEEAIEYALDCSVNHLGFPKEKIWITVFENDDEAEKIWISKGIPKDRITRLGKKDNFWGPAGDSGACGPCSELYLDRGPEKAFPDCGVKYECKPGCDCDRFLEFWNIVFNQFNQDTEGNLHPLKQTGIDTGSGLERVALLLQGVDSVYDTDELRGIITEVEKISGKTYNESTKVPFRVITDHIRSVLFTVSDGIYPDRTGRGYVIRRLIRRAVLFARKLDLREPFLYKLAKSVCNIYKERYPDLEKHISSVERTLLAEEELFLKTLEIGLEKIEVLVSKTKSEGSSIFSGKDSFLLYGTYGFPAEMTEEIVAEHGLSFDKKGFEEELEKDRQSSRETWKANKVSLFTGIKTDKTQFLGYDSLEAESDLKFIFSDNKQVAALKEGESGVLVFSSSPFYPEGGGQVGDIGFIRKDGSVFKVLDTQKENDIILHIGTVLSGSFSTGDKASLEVEKERRERLKFHHSGTHLLNGALRKLLGNHVLQKGSIVSPEYLRFDFSHPSPLSIEEIRNIESWVNESIGRHIPVDTKVLPIEEAKKTGAVAAFDEKYGDSVRVLQMGDRSLEFCGGTHVVNTGDIGYFFIKKESSPGAGNRRIEAVAGPLVVETFQNRFAELTEAVQNLNLKIKDELGVEGASLSIKTIIPGPDEIRSLFGSKGADAVVSLRDLSEKLSVELEETQSKFLKEKKNRESRDFENNPEVIAKVFENSKMIGSAKIVSAIFESKDAKALKGLSDNIKVREKEIVAILASKNAEDASIVITCSSSLVGKIHCGDLVKTACEILGGKGGGKPDMAQGGGKEVSRVEEAVRSALEKASSSLNGGK, from the coding sequence ATGAATTTTAAAAAAGTTTCCGAAGTCCGCAAAATCTTTTTGGATTATTTTAAAGAGAAGGGCCACACAGTCGTTCCTTCTTCTTCTCTATTGCCTGCGGGAGATCCTACACTTCTATTCACTACTGCCGGAATGGTGCAGTTCAAACCTTTATTCACCGGTGCAGTAGAACTTCCTTATACTAGAGCAACATCCGCTCAAAAATGTTTGAGAACCACTGACCTGGAGAATGTAGGTAAAACCGAGAGGCATTGTACATTTTTCGAAATGCTCGGAAACTTCAGCTTCGGAGATTATTTTAAAGAAGAAGCGATCGAATACGCATTAGATTGTTCCGTAAATCATCTAGGCTTTCCTAAAGAAAAGATCTGGATCACTGTATTCGAAAATGATGATGAAGCTGAGAAGATCTGGATCTCCAAGGGTATTCCGAAAGATCGGATCACTCGTTTAGGCAAAAAAGATAATTTCTGGGGACCTGCGGGAGATAGTGGTGCTTGTGGACCTTGTTCAGAGTTATACTTGGACAGAGGACCCGAGAAGGCGTTCCCGGACTGTGGAGTCAAATACGAATGTAAACCAGGTTGTGATTGCGATCGTTTTTTAGAATTTTGGAATATAGTATTCAACCAATTCAACCAAGATACGGAAGGAAATCTTCATCCTCTTAAACAGACTGGGATCGACACAGGTTCCGGATTAGAAAGAGTAGCTCTACTTCTGCAAGGTGTTGATTCCGTTTATGATACGGATGAACTTCGAGGGATCATTACTGAAGTAGAAAAAATCTCAGGCAAAACCTATAACGAATCCACTAAAGTTCCTTTTAGGGTGATCACGGATCATATTCGTTCCGTATTATTCACAGTATCCGACGGGATCTATCCTGATAGAACTGGAAGAGGATACGTTATCCGCCGTTTGATCCGTAGAGCAGTATTATTCGCTAGAAAACTGGATCTAAGAGAACCTTTCTTATACAAACTAGCAAAATCAGTATGTAATATTTACAAAGAAAGATATCCCGATCTGGAAAAACATATTTCCTCTGTAGAAAGAACACTTTTGGCGGAAGAGGAATTATTCCTTAAAACCTTAGAAATCGGTTTGGAAAAGATAGAAGTTCTTGTTTCCAAAACAAAGTCCGAAGGCTCCAGCATATTTTCCGGAAAAGACAGCTTCTTACTTTATGGAACTTACGGTTTCCCTGCAGAGATGACGGAAGAGATCGTAGCAGAACATGGGCTTTCTTTCGATAAAAAAGGTTTCGAAGAAGAATTAGAGAAGGATAGACAATCTTCTCGAGAGACTTGGAAAGCAAACAAGGTCTCTTTATTCACTGGGATCAAAACGGATAAAACCCAATTCTTGGGTTACGATTCTTTAGAGGCAGAATCAGATCTTAAATTTATATTCTCCGATAATAAACAAGTAGCCGCTCTTAAAGAAGGTGAGTCCGGTGTATTGGTATTTTCCTCCAGTCCATTTTACCCGGAAGGTGGGGGACAGGTTGGGGATATAGGATTCATCCGAAAAGACGGGTCAGTCTTTAAGGTTTTGGACACTCAAAAAGAAAATGATATCATTCTTCATATTGGAACCGTTCTCTCCGGAAGTTTTTCCACAGGAGACAAAGCATCATTAGAAGTGGAGAAAGAGAGAAGAGAAAGGCTTAAATTCCATCACTCTGGAACTCACTTATTAAATGGAGCTCTTCGCAAATTACTCGGAAATCATGTTCTCCAAAAAGGATCCATTGTTTCTCCGGAATATCTGCGTTTCGACTTCTCTCATCCAAGTCCTTTAAGTATAGAAGAAATTCGTAATATAGAATCCTGGGTAAACGAAAGTATCGGTCGTCATATTCCCGTAGACACTAAAGTTTTACCGATCGAAGAAGCTAAGAAAACCGGAGCGGTTGCCGCATTTGACGAAAAATACGGGGACAGCGTAAGAGTTCTTCAGATGGGAGATCGTTCCTTGGAATTCTGCGGCGGAACCCACGTAGTAAATACGGGAGATATCGGTTACTTCTTCATTAAAAAAGAATCCAGCCCGGGTGCTGGAAACAGAAGGATAGAAGCAGTGGCAGGCCCACTCGTTGTTGAAACCTTCCAAAACAGATTTGCAGAATTAACCGAAGCGGTCCAAAACCTAAATCTTAAGATCAAGGATGAGTTGGGGGTGGAAGGTGCTTCACTTTCTATCAAAACTATCATTCCTGGGCCTGATGAAATCAGATCTTTGTTTGGGTCCAAAGGCGCGGATGCGGTAGTTTCTCTCAGAGATCTTTCCGAAAAACTATCTGTTGAATTAGAAGAGACTCAATCCAAGTTCTTAAAAGAAAAAAAGAATAGAGAATCCAGAGACTTTGAGAATAATCCGGAAGTGATTGCGAAAGTATTCGAAAATTCTAAAATGATTGGATCTGCTAAAATTGTTTCTGCGATTTTCGAATCCAAAGATGCAAAAGCATTAAAAGGTCTTTCTGACAATATCAAAGTTAGAGAGAAAGAAATAGTAGCCATTCTTGCCAGCAAAAACGCGGAAGATGCGAGTATAGTAATTACTTGCTCTTCCTCTTTGGTTGGAAAGATCCATTGTGGAGATCTTGTAAAAACTGCCTGTGAAATTTTAGGCGGGAAGGGCGGTGGAAAACCGGACATGGCCCAAGGCGGAGGAAAGGAAGTTTCCAGAGTGGAAGAAGCAGTCAGGTCCGCATTAGAAAAAGCAAGTTCCAGTTTGAACGGGGGAAAATAA
- a CDS encoding type II toxin-antitoxin system HigB family toxin, producing the protein MEFWKKHPKAEGPLSAWYEEAKKSLWTEPKTIKERYRSADFLPGNRVVFNVGGNNYRIIVKMEYRFGGVFIRFVGTHSEYDRIDAETI; encoded by the coding sequence GTGGAATTCTGGAAAAAACATCCTAAGGCAGAAGGGCCATTATCTGCATGGTATGAAGAAGCTAAAAAATCTCTTTGGACTGAGCCCAAGACTATTAAGGAACGATATAGGTCGGCAGATTTTCTTCCTGGTAACAGAGTCGTTTTTAATGTGGGAGGGAATAATTACAGGATTATCGTAAAAATGGAATATAGGTTTGGAGGAGTATTTATCCGATTTGTCGGAACTCATTCCGAATATGACAGGATAGATGCGGAAACAATTTAA
- the mpl17 gene encoding cell surface protein MPL17, with product MKRFTFLAIISLFLISGLSAEEENPIKFKIEKSSPTTYLLKVVYPENFGVQKEAPHRILLNAGSGLKVVSADLKLKGKISTRKKEYFESVDPMQLKLEGKGELEIHAKIFYCDYNRNICIPGKILQKEIIQ from the coding sequence ATGAAACGTTTTACATTTCTCGCAATTATTTCACTTTTTCTGATCTCAGGACTTTCTGCAGAAGAAGAAAATCCGATCAAGTTTAAGATAGAAAAATCCTCTCCTACTACTTATCTTTTGAAAGTTGTATATCCGGAAAATTTCGGAGTCCAAAAAGAAGCTCCACATCGTATCTTACTCAATGCAGGATCCGGGTTAAAAGTAGTCTCTGCCGATCTAAAACTGAAAGGTAAAATTTCTACCCGCAAAAAAGAATATTTCGAATCAGTAGATCCTATGCAGTTAAAATTAGAAGGAAAAGGTGAATTAGAAATTCACGCTAAAATTTTTTACTGCGACTATAACAGGAATATCTGCATCCCTGGAAAGATATTACAAAAAGAAATTATACAATAA
- a CDS encoding M16 family metallopeptidase — translation MNIIKKLTISIFVFLFSLVNLDAAPGDFVKDVKIPALEFHFPQIKEISRDSDTRILYLENSEFPIKTLEITFYAGPDFYTKTPFELVEIFPEAWKKGGTTSHPGENFAEVWESYGSKLRVASDLDTVTLTFSWLSRYDQESKALISEFLKQPIFGKEAFEIARLQLGEQIKRRNDNIVGLAFRKANELVYQGKVKGKALSLSALEQLKEEDLEEYYKNQLLSSRRSILVSGKWNQEEIPQFLADILPPFSGTPVQESQGSSPDELNKNLKQKEIKNLIVDKANTQNVVLFLGVGPAHNDKDFYAVQVLNYLVGGGGFTSYFMSKIRSDKGLAYSSSSHPVFEKDHSVIYFFTQTKSQSTTEVYNLMGEILTDTTFSNIKEEELKNAKEAILNKFIFLFTDSVEILRNEVRFREHKMPKDYLKNYRDKIQEVTLADLRRVGKIYFRRDKLTAVISGPKSSVSSDLPGQKTIGPEDPIP, via the coding sequence ATGAATATTATAAAAAAATTAACTATCTCTATCTTTGTATTTTTATTCTCCTTAGTTAACTTAGATGCTGCTCCCGGAGATTTTGTAAAAGATGTAAAGATCCCTGCTTTAGAATTCCATTTTCCTCAAATCAAGGAGATCAGCCGGGATTCCGATACGCGGATTTTGTACCTAGAAAATTCCGAATTTCCGATTAAAACTCTGGAAATTACATTTTATGCGGGACCCGATTTTTATACTAAAACACCTTTTGAACTAGTGGAAATTTTTCCAGAGGCTTGGAAGAAGGGAGGCACAACCTCTCATCCCGGAGAAAATTTTGCAGAAGTTTGGGAATCTTACGGTTCTAAGCTAAGAGTTGCCTCCGATCTGGATACTGTAACCTTAACATTCTCCTGGCTTTCCAGATATGACCAAGAATCCAAGGCATTGATCTCTGAGTTTCTGAAACAGCCAATATTTGGAAAAGAAGCATTCGAGATCGCAAGATTGCAGTTAGGCGAGCAGATCAAAAGAAGAAATGATAATATCGTAGGACTCGCTTTTAGGAAAGCAAACGAACTTGTATACCAAGGAAAAGTAAAAGGAAAAGCACTTTCCCTATCTGCTCTTGAACAATTAAAAGAAGAAGATCTAGAAGAATATTATAAAAACCAATTATTGAGCTCCAGACGTTCGATACTAGTAAGCGGTAAATGGAACCAGGAAGAGATCCCTCAATTTCTGGCAGATATTCTTCCTCCGTTTTCTGGAACTCCTGTGCAGGAATCCCAAGGCTCCAGTCCGGATGAACTGAATAAGAATTTAAAACAAAAAGAGATCAAAAACCTGATCGTAGACAAGGCAAATACCCAAAACGTAGTTCTGTTTTTAGGAGTAGGGCCTGCTCATAATGATAAGGATTTTTATGCTGTTCAAGTTTTGAATTATTTGGTCGGAGGCGGCGGTTTTACTTCATACTTCATGAGTAAGATCAGATCCGATAAGGGATTGGCGTATTCTTCTTCCAGTCATCCTGTATTTGAAAAAGATCATTCTGTAATCTACTTTTTCACGCAGACAAAATCCCAAAGTACGACAGAAGTTTATAATCTTATGGGAGAAATTTTAACGGATACTACCTTCTCTAATATAAAGGAAGAAGAATTAAAGAATGCAAAAGAAGCAATTCTAAACAAATTTATCTTCTTATTTACCGACTCAGTGGAAATTCTGCGCAATGAAGTCCGGTTCAGAGAACATAAAATGCCTAAGGATTATCTTAAAAATTATAGAGATAAAATCCAGGAAGTTACTCTTGCAGATTTGAGAAGAGTGGGTAAAATCTATTTTAGAAGAGATAAACTGACTGCAGTGATCTCTGGACCAAAATCTTCAGTCTCTTCTGACCTGCCTGGACAAAAAACAATTGGCCCGGAAGATCCGATCCCATAA
- a CDS encoding O-methyltransferase: protein MASQNPKQKYGTSIYKEGLEDWIHSELVKRPFDWLEDLEKKASQDRFPVLTPASGAVLAFLASSWDPDTILELGTGYGISLFWLISAVRKDTKIQTVDREADFIQVAKEFFAKLEPNSNRVEFTNADCSEIAKEFLEPSSLTRKELMFVDCDKIRYPEILEMILEKGRTRNLRVIYDNVLWHGRIADPENQAPSDQAVRRLWSLIKNSKIEYTLFPVGDGILCFDFKQ from the coding sequence ATGGCTTCTCAAAATCCAAAACAAAAATACGGGACTTCTATTTATAAAGAAGGATTAGAAGATTGGATCCATTCGGAATTAGTAAAACGTCCTTTTGATTGGTTAGAGGACCTGGAAAAAAAAGCCTCTCAAGATAGATTTCCAGTATTAACACCGGCATCCGGAGCTGTGTTAGCGTTTTTGGCTTCATCTTGGGATCCGGATACGATTTTGGAATTAGGAACCGGTTATGGGATTTCCTTATTCTGGCTGATCTCCGCGGTTAGAAAAGACACAAAGATCCAAACCGTGGATAGAGAAGCTGATTTCATCCAAGTTGCGAAAGAATTTTTTGCCAAGTTGGAGCCTAACTCTAATAGGGTGGAATTTACGAATGCGGACTGTTCTGAAATCGCAAAAGAATTTTTAGAACCTTCTTCTTTAACCCGGAAAGAGCTGATGTTTGTGGACTGTGATAAGATCCGTTATCCGGAAATTTTAGAAATGATCCTGGAGAAGGGAAGGACCAGGAATCTAAGAGTGATCTACGATAATGTTCTATGGCATGGACGGATCGCAGATCCCGAAAACCAGGCACCTTCCGATCAAGCAGTCCGTAGATTATGGTCCCTAATCAAAAATTCTAAGATAGAATATACCTTATTCCCCGTTGGTGACGGAATATTATGTTTCGATTTTAAGCAATAA
- the rplM gene encoding 50S ribosomal protein L13 has protein sequence MPIVSKPHRTPSLKKEQANKAWYVVDAEGKTLGRLASEIATRLRGKHKPTFTPNVDCGDNIIVINAAKVAVTGNKETQKEYFHHSRYPGGMTATTLQSMRVKHPEKILYEAVKGMLPKSKLGAEMLTHFRIFPGTEHNLGAQKPIKLEL, from the coding sequence ATGCCAATCGTATCTAAACCGCATAGAACTCCTTCCTTAAAAAAGGAACAAGCTAATAAAGCTTGGTACGTAGTCGACGCTGAAGGCAAAACCTTAGGTCGTCTCGCTTCGGAGATCGCAACTAGACTCCGCGGTAAACATAAACCTACTTTTACTCCCAACGTTGATTGTGGAGATAATATTATTGTTATCAATGCTGCTAAGGTAGCTGTGACTGGAAATAAAGAGACTCAAAAAGAATATTTCCATCACTCTCGTTATCCAGGTGGTATGACAGCTACTACTCTCCAAAGTATGAGAGTTAAACATCCTGAAAAAATCCTGTATGAAGCAGTAAAAGGTATGCTTCCTAAAAGCAAACTCGGTGCTGAAATGTTAACTCATTTCAGAATTTTCCCAGGAACCGAGCATAATCTCGGCGCTCAAAAGCCGATCAAACTGGAACTCTAG
- a CDS encoding YajQ family cyclic di-GMP-binding protein, with the protein MSDPSFDVVSEIDRPELQNAVTQAIAEIKNRFDFKGSKSEIKLEEENLTLVSDNEAKLESVIDVLINKMAKRGLGLKSFDFKSKLEPATGNTVRMKVKIRNGLEKEQTKEITKIVKDSKLKVIPTIMGNCVRIQGKKKDDLQEIMRLLKSADLPFDVQFQNFKG; encoded by the coding sequence ATGAGCGATCCATCATTCGATGTTGTTTCCGAAATAGATAGACCTGAATTACAAAACGCGGTTACTCAAGCGATCGCGGAGATCAAGAACAGATTCGACTTCAAAGGATCTAAATCAGAGATCAAACTGGAAGAAGAAAATCTGACTCTTGTTTCCGACAACGAAGCAAAGTTGGAAAGTGTGATCGATGTTCTTATCAACAAGATGGCTAAAAGAGGACTCGGTCTTAAGTCTTTCGATTTCAAATCCAAATTGGAACCTGCTACAGGCAATACTGTTAGGATGAAAGTGAAAATTCGTAACGGTCTTGAAAAAGAACAGACCAAAGAAATCACTAAGATAGTAAAAGATTCTAAATTAAAAGTGATCCCAACTATTATGGGAAATTGTGTTCGCATCCAAGGAAAGAAGAAGGATGATCTTCAGGAGATCATGAGACTTTTAAAATCTGCGGATCTTCCTTTTGATGTTCAATTCCAAAATTTTAAGGGTTAA